AAGGATTTAATGTTATACagaatgatattttaatatatacacAATGGTTGCACAATGTTTACTGCACAGCTTGTACTAAAGCTTCTGCAACTTCAACGGCAATCGCTGCTTCAGCTTTATCTTGTTCCGATGATGCAGATGAAAGCTGTTGCTGAGCTTTACTAAGAAGTTCTCTAGCTGCAGTCCCATCAAGATTTTCCAGGGGATGAGCTTCTTCCGCTAAAAtctatcaatatttttttaatgtacaATGTTTAAGGGTAGAATAACATTAAAAACTATTTAACAGTTTGCTGctcttatttaaataatataatatatcaaacATATACCTGTACGCTGTTGTTTTCATTTATAGTAACTGTCCCTGAAGAAACAAAAACTTTTTTGACTGCCCCATCTTCTTCATATACTGTGACTACGCCTGGTTTCAATACAGCCAAGG
The Bombus terrestris chromosome 10, iyBomTerr1.2, whole genome shotgun sequence genome window above contains:
- the LOC100645765 gene encoding ATP synthase subunit delta, mitochondrial; its protein translation is MATIARNLRPYLKYIRNQKRTFADAPVSNEMKFTLAGANQVFYDESVVKQVDVPSFSGSFGILPKHVPTLAVLKPGVVTVYEEDGAVKKVFVSSGTVTINENNSVQILAEEAHPLENLDGTAARELLSKAQQQLSSASSEQDKAEAAIAVEVAEALVQAVQ